The Sphingobium sp. BYY-5 genome contains a region encoding:
- the dut gene encoding dUTP diphosphatase: MPSPLAPVEILLKRLPHGEGLPVPAYATAHAAGMDVVSAEELTLPPGGRHAVATGFAMAIPEGYEVQVRPRSGLALKHGISLPNTPGTIDADYRGELKIILINLGAAPFPIQRGDRIAQLVVAPVQLASFAEVDSLDDTVRGQGGFGSTGV; the protein is encoded by the coding sequence ATGCCCTCTCCTCTCGCCCCGGTTGAAATCCTGTTGAAGCGCCTGCCCCATGGCGAGGGATTGCCGGTGCCTGCCTACGCCACCGCCCATGCAGCGGGCATGGACGTGGTGTCGGCCGAGGAACTGACGCTGCCCCCCGGTGGCCGCCATGCCGTGGCGACCGGCTTCGCAATGGCGATCCCGGAAGGCTATGAGGTGCAGGTGCGCCCGCGTTCCGGCCTGGCGCTCAAACATGGCATCAGCCTGCCCAACACGCCCGGCACGATCGATGCCGATTATCGTGGCGAGCTGAAAATCATCCTCATCAACCTGGGCGCCGCGCCCTTCCCCATCCAGCGCGGCGACCGCATCGCCCAATTGGTGGTCGCGCCGGTCCAGCTTGCCAGCTTCGCGGAAGTCGATAGTCTCGACGACACCGTCCGGGGACAGGGCGGTTTCGGTTCGACAGGGGTGTGA